In the genome of Streptomyces fagopyri, the window GTCGACCAGGCGCTTCATCACGAACGGCTTGAAGAGCTCCAGCGCCATGGCCTTCGGCAGACCGCACTGGTGCAGCTTCAGCTGCGGACCGACGACGATCACGGAACGCGCGGAGTAGTCCACACGCTTGCCGAGCAGGTTCTGACGGAATCGACCCTGCTTGCCCTTGAGCATGTCGGACAGCGACTTCAGCGGACGGTTGCCGGGGCCCGTGACCGGGCGACCACGACGGCCGTTGTCGAAGAGCGCGTCGACGGCCTCCTGGAGCATGCGCTTCTCGTTGTTCACGATGATCTCGGGGGCACCGAGGTCGAGAAGGCGCTTCAGGCGGTTGTTGCGGTTGATCACGCGGCGGTACAGGTCGTTCAGGTCGGAGGTCGCGAAGCGGCCACCGTCCAGCTGCACCATCGGACGCAGGTCCGGCGGGATGACCGGCACGCAGTCGAGCACCATGCCCTTGGGGCTGTTGCTGGTCTGCAGGAACGCGGAGACGACCTTGAGGCGCTTGAGCGCACGGGTCTTCTTCTGGCCCTTGCCGGTGCGGATGATCTCGCGGAGGCGCTCGGCCTCCTCGTCGAGGTCGAAGGACTCCAGGCGCTTCTGCAGCGCCGCGGCACCCATCGAACCGTCGAAGTACGTGCCGAAGCGGTCACGCAGCTCGCGGTAGAGGAGCTCGTCGCCCTCCAGGTCCTGGACCTTGAGGTTCTTGAAGCGGGTCCACACCTCGTCGAGACGGTCGATCTCGCGCTGCGCACGGTCGCGCAGCTGCTTCATCTCACGCTCGGCACCCTCGCGCACCTTGCGGCGCACGTCGGCCTTGGCGCCCTCGGCCTCCAGCTCGGCCAGGTCGGTCTCGAGCTTCTTGGCGCGGGCTTCGAGGTCGGCGTCGCGGCGGTTCTCGATCTGCTGGCGCTCGACGGAGACGTGGGCCTCCAGCGAGGGCAGGTCGCGGGTGCGGCGCTCGTCGTCGACGTACGTGATCATGTACGCCGCGAAGTAGATGACCTTCTCGAGGTCCTTCGGGGCGAGGTCGAGCAGGTAGCCAAGACGCGACGGAACGCCCTTGAAGTACCAGATGTGGGTGACGGGAGCGGCCAGCTCGATGTGGCCCATCCGCTCACGGCGCACCTTGGCGCGAGTGACCTCGACGCCACAGCGCTCACAGATGATGCCCTTGAAGCGGACGCGCTTGTACTTGCCGCAGTAGCACTCCCAGTCCCGGGTCGGACCGAAGATCTTCTCGCAGAAGAGTCCGTCCTTTTCGGGCTTGAGGGTGCGGTAGTTGATGGTCTCGGGCTTCTTGACCTCGCCGTGGCTCCACTGACGGATGTCGTCAGCGGTGGCCAGACCGATCCGGAGCTCATCGAAGAAGTTGACGTCGAGCACTATGCGTCAATCCCTCTCAGGGTTGTAAGTCATGGGGTCTGATACGGGGGTCCTGGGGCCGGCCGGGGGCTCATCGACGTTCGTCGTCGAGCCCCCGGATCCGGACTCCCGTCAGACCTCTTCGACGCTGCTCGGCTCGCGCCGGGACAGGTCGATGCCGAGCTCCTCCGCCGCGCGGAAGACGTCCTCGTCGGTGTCACGCATTTCGATGGACATACCGTCGCTGGACAGCACCTCCACGTTGAGGCAGAGAGACTGCATCTCCTTGATGAGCACCTTGAAGGACTCGGGGATGCCGGGCTCGGGGATGTTCTCGCCCTTGACGATGGCCTCGTAGACCTTCACGCGGCCGGTCACGTCGTCGGACTTGATGGTCAGCAGTTCCTGGAGGGCGTAAGCGGCGCCGTACGCCTCCAGCGCCCACACCTCCATCTCACCGAAGCGCTGGCCACCGAACTGGGCCTTACCACCCAGCGGCTGCTGGGTGATCATCGAGTACGGACCGGTCGAGCGGGCGTGCAGCTTGTCGTCGACCAGGTGGTGGAGCTTGAGGATGTACATGTAGCCGACCGAGATCGGCTCCGGGAACGGCTCGCCGGAGCGGCCGTCGAACAGCGGCGCCTTGCCGGTCGGGAGCACCATGCGCTCGCCGTCACGGTTCGGGATCGTGTGCTGCAGCAGACCCGCGAGCTCGTCCTCACGCGCACCGTCGAAGACGGGGGTGGCGACGTTGGTGCCCGGGACGACCTGGTCGGCGCCGATGGCCTGCAGGCGCTGCGCCCATTCCTCGCCGAGTCCGGAGACGTCCCAGCCGCGGCTGGCGAGCCAGCCGAGGTGGATCTCCAGGACCTGTCCCGGGTTCATTCGGGACGGGACACCGAGGGGGTTGAGGATGATGTCGACCGGGGTGCCGTCCTCCAGGAACGGCATGTCCTCGATCGGCAGGATCTTCGAGATGACGCCCTTGTTGCCGTGGCGGCCGGCGAGCTTGTCACCGTCCGTGATCTTGCGCTTCTGCGCCACGTAGACACGAACCAGCTGGTTCACGCCCGGCGGCAGCTCGTCGCCCTCTTCACGGTCGAAGACGCGGACGCCGATGACCTTGCCGATCTCGCCGTGCGGCACCTTCAGCGAGGTGTCGCGCACCTCGCGCGCCTTCTCACCGAAGATCGCGCGGAGCAGACGCTCCTCGGGGGTCAGCTCGGTCTCGCCCTTGGGCGTGACCTTGCCGACGAGGATGTCGCCGGCGACGACCTCGGCACCGATACGGATGATGCCGCGCTCGTCGAGGTCGGCGAGGACCTCCTCGGAGACGTTCGGGATGTCCCGGGTGATCTCCTCGGGGCCGAGCTTGGTGTCACGGGCGTCGACCTCGTGCTCCTCGATGTGGATCGAGGAGAGGACGTCGTCCTGCACGAGGCGCTGCGACAGGATGATCGCGTCCTCGTAGTTGTGACCCTCCCACGGCATGAACGCCACGAGCAGGTTCTTGCCGAGCGCCATCTCGCCGTTCTCGGTCGCCGGGCCGTCGGCCAGAACCTGGCCGGCGATGACCCGGGCGCCCTCGTCGACGACAACCTTCTGGTTGACGGACGTGCCCTGGTTGGAGCGGGAGAACTTGTGCAGGCGGTACGTGGTGTACGTGCCGTCGTCGTTGGCGGTGGTGACGTAGTCCGCGGAGACCTCCTGGACCACACCGTCCTTCTCCGACTTGAGCACGTCGCCGGCGTCGACGGCGCAGCGGTACTCCATGCCGGTGCCGACGAGCGGTGCCTCGGACTTGATGAGCGGAACGGCCTGGCGCATCATGTTCGCGCCCATGAGGGCACGGTTGGCGTCGTCGTGCTCCAGGAACGGGATCATCGCGGTCGCGACCGACACCATCTGGCGCGGCGAGACGTCCATGTAGTCGACGTCCTCACCGGGGACGTAGTCGACCTCTCCGCCACGACGGCGGACCAGAACGCGGGACTCCTCGAAGCGGAGCTCGTCGGTCAGCGGCGCGTTGGCCTGCGCGATGACGAACCGGTCCTCTTCGTCGGCCGTCAGGTAGTCGACGTCGTCGGTGACGATGCCGCCCGTGACCTTGCGGTACGGCGTCTCGACGAAACCGAACGCGTTGACCCGGCCGTAGGAGGCGAGCGAGCCGATCAGACCGATGTTCGGGCCTTCAGGGGTCTCGATCGGGCACATGCGGCCGTAGTGCGAGGGGTGCACGTCACGGACCTCGAAGCCGGCCCGCTCACGGGAGAGACCACCCGGGCCAAGAGCCGACAGACGGCGCTTGTGGGTGAGACCCGACAGCGGGTTGTTCTGGTCCATGAACTGCGACAGCTGGCTGGTGCCGAAGAACTCCTTGATGGAGGCGACGACCGGCCGGATGTTGATCAGGGTCTGCGGCGTGATCGCCTCGACGTCCTGGGTCGTCATGCGCTCGCGCACGACGCGCTCCATACGAGCCAGACCCGTGCGGACCTGGTTCTGGATGAGCTCGCCGACGTTGCGCAGACGACGGTTGCCGAAGTGGTCGATGTCGTCGGTCTCGACGACGATCGAGGTGCCGTTGTCGCCAACGGTCTCGGTCTCACCGGCGTGCAGCTTCACCAGGTACTTGATCGACGAGATGATGTCCTCGACGGTCAGGATGCCGGCGTCCAGCGGGGCCTCGCCGCCCAGCTTCTTGTTGACCTTGTAGCGGCCGACCTTGGCCAGGTCGTAGCGCTTCGGGTTGAAGTAGAGGTTCTCGAGCAGCGTCTGCGCGGCCTCACGGGTCGGGGGCTCACCCGGACGCAGCTTGCGGTAGATGTCGAGCAGCGCGTCGTCCTGGCCCTGGGTGTGGTCCTTCTCCAGGGTGGCGCGCATGGACTCGTACTCGCCGAACTCCTCGAGGATCTGCTCGGTGGTCCAGCCGAGAGCCTTCAGGAGAACGGTGACGGACTGCTTGCGCTTGCGGTCGATGCGGACACCGACCATGTCGCGCTTGTCGATCTCCATCTCCAGCCAGGCGCCCCGGGAGGGGATGACCTTCGCGGAGAAGATGTCCTTGTCGGACGTCTTGTCGATGGAGGAGTCGAAGTAGACACCCGGCGAGCGGACCAGCTGGGACACCACGACACGCTCGGTGCCGTTGATGACGAAGGTGCCCTTGTTGGTCATGAGCGGGAAGTCGCCCATGAAGACCGTCTGGGACTTGATCTCGCCGGTCTCGTTGTTGGTGAACTCGGCGGTGACGAAGAGCGGGGCCGCGTACGTGAAGTCGCGGTCCTTGCACTCGTCGATGGAGTTCTTCGGGGGCTCGAAGCGGTGGTCGCGGAACGTCAGGGACATCGACCCGGAGAAGTCCTCGATCGGGGAGATCTCCTCGAAGATCTCCTCCAGACCGGACTTCGTGGGGACGTCCTGTCCGCTGTCCAGAGCCGCCTCGACACGAGCCTTCCACGCTTCGTTTCCGAGCAGCCAGTCGAAGCTCTCGGTTTGCAGCGCAAGAAGGTTCGGAACCTCGAGGGGCTCCTTGATCTTTGCAAAGGAGATGCGCAGCGGGGCGGTGCTGGCGCCGTTGTTCGTATTCGCGGTCGAGGCAGTGCGCGAGGCGGCCAAGAGGGGGTCCTTCCGAGGGCTCGGACTCACTACGCGCGTACCGGCCCCCCACTGGGGCACAGAGACAGACTGTTCCCGACTCGGCCTGAAAGGCCAGGTCAGAGATAATCCGGTCGTCGGTGCTCAAGCGAGGGCATGCCCCTGGTGACGGGCAGGAGGCAGCTAACAGGCAGCGCAAAGGGTCAGTGTAGCCACTAGGCCCACTGATGTCCAGTCCCGGTTACTTGAGACCCTCTTCGTCGTTCTCAACACCTGCCGCAAGCCACGCCCTCAATGCACATCGATACTGCCCTCTTCGTCACCGATCCATGCCTCGGATCCGGATCGTTGTGACGACGCGTCCTGAGAATTGCGCGCTGCGTGCGGTTCGTCAAGGCCCCCCATGCCATGAGCAAGTGCCGCGATCGTCACGTGCACCCTGTCTTGCAGCCCGTCTTGCAGCCCGTCACGGGCTCGGCCGGAGGCACAACGAAGATCACCATACTCGTCGCGAACCGCAGTGCAAGGCAGCCGCTGCCGGACCCCCTGAACGCCGAAGAGCGACCACCCAGTTGGGTGATCGCTCTTCGGTGCGTCAGCGTTACAGCGCCACGCGGGCGACTGCGGCGATTCGCGAGGGAGCCCTCAGCGGGCTCCTGGGACTACTTGACCTCGACGGAGGCGCCGGCGCCCTTGAGGGACTCGGCGGCCTTCTCGGCGGCCTCCTTGGCGACCTTCTCGAGGACGGGCTTCGGAGCGCCGTCGACGAGGTCCTTGGCCTCCTTCAGGCCCAGCGAGGTGAGCTCACGCACGACCTTGATGACCTGGATCTTCTTCTCGCCGGCACCCGTGAGGATGACGTCGAACTCGTCCTGCTCCTCGACGGCCTCAGCGGCGGCGGGGCCGGCCGGACCGGCAACGGCGACCGCGGCGGCGGCGGTGACGTCGAACTTCTCCTCGAAGGCCTTCACGAACTCGGAGAGCTCGATGAGGGTGAGGTTCTCGAACTGCGCGAGCAGCTCTTCCTGGGACAGCTTCGCCATGATGGCGTCCTTCCACTCATTCGGCAGGTGCCGGGATGTACTGGTGAGGCGGGCGTACGTTCGGCCCGCTGCGACCGTCGCCTCAGGCGGCGGTCAATGCGCGAGCCGAATTACTCGGCACCGCCCTGCTCGGCCTGCTTGACACGAAGCGCCTCCGCGGTGCGGACGAACTTCGAGGGCAGCGCCTGGAAGAGACGAGCAGTCTGCGTCTGCTTGCCCTTGAAGGCACCCGCCAGCTTGGCGAGCAGAACCTCGCGGGACTCGAGGTCCGCAAGCTTCTTGATCTCGTCGGCGGACAGCGCCTTGCCGTCAAGGACACCGCCCTTGATGACGAGGTTGGGGTTGTCCTTGGCGAAGTCACGAAGACCCTTCGCCGACACCACCGGGTCACCGGTGATGAAGGCGACCGCCGTCGGACCGTTGAACAGGTCGTCGAGCGTGGAGATCCCGGCCTCGTTGGCCGCAATCTTGGTCAGCGTGTTCTTCACCACGGCGTACTGGGCGTCTTCACCGAGCGAACGGCGCAGCGTCTTGAGCTGCGCCACGGTGAGACCCCGGTACTCGGTCAGCACGGCGGCGTTCGAGCTGCGGAACTGGTCCGCGAGCTCGGCTACCGCGGCAGCCTTGTCGGGCCTTGCCATAGAGCGTCGGCCTCCTTCCGGGTGATGAGGACCGCTCGGAAGGGGCTGGGCAAACGAAACGCCCCGGCGCAGGCGCACGGGGCGTAGCTCGACCGGCTGGTCCGCAAGCTGGGCAAGCGGACTCCGGGAGCACATCCACGGTCACCTACGCGGGTCGTCCGCAATTTCAGCGGATCCTTCGGCCGCCCTGCCCTCTTGCGAGCGCAAAGCGACGACCAGCGGTCTTTGGCTTCTCGGGAACAGTACGTGAAGGGCGCGCTGTCAAGCAAATCCGCTCGGCAGCGCCCGGGTTCAGCTCTTCTTGAGCTCCTTCATCATCTCGGCCAGGTCGACGGTGTCCTTGGCCGGCGGGGCCTTCACCGTCACCGGCTTGTTGTAGTCCAGGAAGGTCACGGTCACGTCGAGCGGACCCTTTTCGGCGGCCGCGCGCACCCGTACCTGCTTGGTGTGGTCGTCCGGTCCGATCCACATGTCCATCGTGAGCTTGTCGGCCCCCAGGTCCTCGTACTGCTTCAGGCTGTTCTCGCGCTTCTCCCGCGTCGCCTTGTCCTCGTTCTTGAAGGAGGCGCGGAGGGCGTCGAGGGTGACCGTGCCCTTGTAGTGCGTGGTCTGTACGCCGTCGACCTTCTCGGCGCCGACCTTCTTCACGTCCTTGGAGCCGGTCAGGTAGGTGGATTCCTGGGACGGGTCCTGGTTGGCCTGGCTCGGCACTCCGCCGGCGCCGGGACCCGCGGACGCGTCCTTGGTCGCGCCCGAGACGTCGAACTTCATCCAGCTCTTGCCGTCCAGCTCCTTGGCCGCGGCCTCTCCCCCGCCCAGATACATCGCCCCGCCGACGACCCGGATCTCCACCTTGCCGTCGGCGCCCTTGTCGAGAGCGTTCATCTTCATGCTCATGGCCGGCGGCTTCATGCTCATCGCCGCCTCGGCCTCGACGCGGCCGGTCTCCGGGACCTTGCCGGTCATCCGGTAGGT includes:
- the rpoB gene encoding DNA-directed RNA polymerase subunit beta — encoded protein: MAASRTASTANTNNGASTAPLRISFAKIKEPLEVPNLLALQTESFDWLLGNEAWKARVEAALDSGQDVPTKSGLEEIFEEISPIEDFSGSMSLTFRDHRFEPPKNSIDECKDRDFTYAAPLFVTAEFTNNETGEIKSQTVFMGDFPLMTNKGTFVINGTERVVVSQLVRSPGVYFDSSIDKTSDKDIFSAKVIPSRGAWLEMEIDKRDMVGVRIDRKRKQSVTVLLKALGWTTEQILEEFGEYESMRATLEKDHTQGQDDALLDIYRKLRPGEPPTREAAQTLLENLYFNPKRYDLAKVGRYKVNKKLGGEAPLDAGILTVEDIISSIKYLVKLHAGETETVGDNGTSIVVETDDIDHFGNRRLRNVGELIQNQVRTGLARMERVVRERMTTQDVEAITPQTLINIRPVVASIKEFFGTSQLSQFMDQNNPLSGLTHKRRLSALGPGGLSRERAGFEVRDVHPSHYGRMCPIETPEGPNIGLIGSLASYGRVNAFGFVETPYRKVTGGIVTDDVDYLTADEEDRFVIAQANAPLTDELRFEESRVLVRRRGGEVDYVPGEDVDYMDVSPRQMVSVATAMIPFLEHDDANRALMGANMMRQAVPLIKSEAPLVGTGMEYRCAVDAGDVLKSEKDGVVQEVSADYVTTANDDGTYTTYRLHKFSRSNQGTSVNQKVVVDEGARVIAGQVLADGPATENGEMALGKNLLVAFMPWEGHNYEDAIILSQRLVQDDVLSSIHIEEHEVDARDTKLGPEEITRDIPNVSEEVLADLDERGIIRIGAEVVAGDILVGKVTPKGETELTPEERLLRAIFGEKAREVRDTSLKVPHGEIGKVIGVRVFDREEGDELPPGVNQLVRVYVAQKRKITDGDKLAGRHGNKGVISKILPIEDMPFLEDGTPVDIILNPLGVPSRMNPGQVLEIHLGWLASRGWDVSGLGEEWAQRLQAIGADQVVPGTNVATPVFDGAREDELAGLLQHTIPNRDGERMVLPTGKAPLFDGRSGEPFPEPISVGYMYILKLHHLVDDKLHARSTGPYSMITQQPLGGKAQFGGQRFGEMEVWALEAYGAAYALQELLTIKSDDVTGRVKVYEAIVKGENIPEPGIPESFKVLIKEMQSLCLNVEVLSSDGMSIEMRDTDEDVFRAAEELGIDLSRREPSSVEEV
- the rplL gene encoding 50S ribosomal protein L7/L12, which codes for MAKLSQEELLAQFENLTLIELSEFVKAFEEKFDVTAAAAVAVAGPAGPAAAEAVEEQDEFDVILTGAGEKKIQVIKVVRELTSLGLKEAKDLVDGAPKPVLEKVAKEAAEKAAESLKGAGASVEVK
- the rplJ gene encoding 50S ribosomal protein L10, whose product is MARPDKAAAVAELADQFRSSNAAVLTEYRGLTVAQLKTLRRSLGEDAQYAVVKNTLTKIAANEAGISTLDDLFNGPTAVAFITGDPVVSAKGLRDFAKDNPNLVIKGGVLDGKALSADEIKKLADLESREVLLAKLAGAFKGKQTQTARLFQALPSKFVRTAEALRVKQAEQGGAE
- a CDS encoding LolA-like protein, with product MRGSVRRGATGAALAALVLSGGAVACAKGDESPEMTPAAAVAKAAKNTEAITSVTYRMTGKVPETGRVEAEAAMSMKPPAMSMKMNALDKGADGKVEIRVVGGAMYLGGGEAAAKELDGKSWMKFDVSGATKDASAGPGAGGVPSQANQDPSQESTYLTGSKDVKKVGAEKVDGVQTTHYKGTVTLDALRASFKNEDKATREKRENSLKQYEDLGADKLTMDMWIGPDDHTKQVRVRAAAEKGPLDVTVTFLDYNKPVTVKAPPAKDTVDLAEMMKELKKS